From the Microbacterium sp. W4I4 genome, one window contains:
- a CDS encoding MFS transporter: MASSVARASVGLRSERGPVLGALMLATGLIAIDATILATAVPSIVRDLGGYQQFPWLFSVYLLAQAVSVPIYSRFADAVGRKPIIMIGIALFLLGSVLCGFAGSMMWLILFRIVQGLGAGAVAPMSMTIVGDIYTVAERARVQGYIASVWAVSSVVGPALGGIFAQLDAWRWIFFVNAPLCALAAWMLLTHYHEEKQTRRHRIDFAGAALLTVGLTGIILGLLEGDSAWAWFSVPSAICFGGGALALVAFALVERRTAEPIIDFALVSRRLILTTTIVSFGIGALLIGVTSFAPAYLEGSLGIVPLLSGLAVAALTLGWPIASALSGRLYLRIGFRRTALIGMGLATLAAIGLAVTGPWPSPFTVAAIAFLLGAGLGLSSAPSLIAAQASVGWGQRGVVTGMNAFARSAGSAVGVAILGAISNAVIAQGGGPQDPATIVSASTWVFVGAAIAAALTLIVVLFMPRDGAVADA; encoded by the coding sequence ATGGCCAGTTCCGTCGCGCGTGCATCCGTCGGATTGCGGTCGGAGCGAGGCCCCGTCCTGGGGGCGCTGATGCTCGCCACCGGGCTGATCGCGATCGACGCGACCATCCTCGCCACCGCCGTCCCGAGCATCGTGCGCGACCTCGGCGGCTACCAGCAGTTCCCGTGGCTGTTCTCGGTGTACCTGCTGGCGCAGGCGGTCAGCGTCCCGATCTACTCGCGCTTCGCCGATGCGGTCGGACGCAAACCGATCATCATGATCGGCATCGCGCTGTTCCTGCTCGGTTCGGTGCTCTGCGGCTTCGCCGGCAGCATGATGTGGCTGATCCTGTTCCGCATCGTGCAGGGGCTCGGTGCCGGAGCCGTGGCGCCGATGTCGATGACCATCGTCGGCGACATCTACACGGTCGCGGAGCGCGCGCGGGTGCAGGGCTACATCGCGAGCGTCTGGGCGGTCTCGTCCGTCGTCGGGCCGGCGCTGGGCGGCATCTTCGCCCAGCTGGATGCCTGGCGCTGGATCTTCTTCGTCAACGCGCCCCTCTGCGCGCTCGCCGCCTGGATGCTGCTGACGCACTATCACGAGGAGAAGCAGACCCGAAGGCACCGAATCGACTTCGCCGGGGCCGCGCTGCTCACCGTCGGCCTCACCGGCATCATCCTCGGGCTGCTGGAGGGCGACAGCGCCTGGGCGTGGTTCTCCGTGCCGAGCGCGATCTGCTTCGGCGGTGGAGCGCTCGCGCTCGTCGCGTTCGCGCTCGTGGAGCGGCGCACCGCGGAGCCCATCATCGACTTCGCGCTCGTCTCGCGGCGGCTGATACTGACGACGACGATCGTCTCGTTCGGCATCGGCGCCCTGCTGATCGGCGTCACGAGCTTCGCGCCCGCCTACCTGGAGGGCTCGCTCGGCATCGTCCCGCTGCTGTCGGGGCTCGCGGTCGCCGCCCTGACGTTGGGCTGGCCGATCGCATCCGCCCTGTCCGGACGCCTGTACCTGCGCATCGGGTTCCGGCGCACTGCGCTGATCGGGATGGGCCTCGCCACGCTCGCGGCCATCGGACTGGCCGTCACCGGACCGTGGCCGAGCCCGTTCACCGTGGCGGCCATCGCGTTCCTCCTCGGCGCCGGGCTGGGGCTGTCATCCGCCCCGAGCCTCATCGCCGCTCAGGCGTCGGTCGGCTGGGGTCAGCGTGGTGTGGTGACCGGCATGAACGCCTTCGCCCGTTCGGCCGGAAGTGCGGTGGGTGTGGCGATCCTCGGAGCCATCTCGAACGCGGTGATCGCCCAGGGCGGCGGCCCGCAGGATCCGGCGACGATCGTCTCGGCATCCACCTGGGTGTTCGTCGGAGCGGCCATCGCCGCCGCGCTGACCCTGATCGTCGTCCTGTTCATGCCCCGTGACGGCGCGGTCGCCGACGCCTGA
- the purB gene encoding adenylosuccinate lyase, translating to MPSLPVQPLSPLDGRYRASVSGLADFLSEAGLNRARVEVEVEWLIALTDRSLFETSPLSDADKERLRALYRDFGQAEIDWLADKEAVTRHDVKAVEYLVRDRLASLGLDAIAELTHFACTSEDINSASYALTVKRAVEGVWLPALDGVIAKLRDLAVEHADAAMLSRTHGQPATPSTMGKEIAVFAWRLERVRGRIAASDYLAKFSGATGTWSAHLSAEPDADWPQISREYIEGLGIDFNLLTTQIESHDWQVELYDHVRHAGGILHNLATDIWTYISLGYFAQIPVAGATGSSTMPHKINPIRFENAEANLELSGALLNSLSQTLVTSRMQRDLTDSTTQRNIGVAFGHSLLALDNLRRGLDAISLSRDVLLDDLDHNWEVLAEAIQTVIRAEVVAGRSTITDPYALLKDLTRGHRVGAAELATFVEGLEIGDAAKQRLLALTPATYTGIAEQLAR from the coding sequence CTGCCTTCCCTTCCGGTCCAGCCGCTCAGCCCCCTCGACGGCCGCTACCGCGCCTCCGTCTCGGGCCTCGCCGACTTCCTCTCCGAGGCAGGGCTCAACCGCGCCCGCGTCGAGGTCGAGGTGGAATGGCTGATCGCCCTCACCGACCGGTCGCTGTTCGAGACATCGCCGCTGTCGGATGCCGACAAGGAGCGTCTGCGCGCCCTGTACCGCGACTTCGGTCAGGCCGAGATCGACTGGCTCGCCGACAAGGAGGCGGTCACCCGTCACGATGTGAAGGCCGTCGAGTACCTGGTGCGCGACCGTCTGGCGAGCCTCGGCCTGGACGCCATCGCCGAGCTGACGCACTTCGCATGCACGAGCGAGGACATCAACTCCGCCTCGTACGCCCTGACCGTCAAGCGCGCCGTCGAGGGCGTGTGGCTGCCGGCGCTGGACGGCGTCATCGCCAAGCTGCGCGATCTGGCCGTGGAGCACGCGGATGCCGCGATGCTGTCCCGCACGCACGGGCAGCCGGCCACCCCGTCGACGATGGGCAAGGAGATCGCGGTCTTCGCGTGGCGCCTGGAGCGCGTGCGCGGACGCATCGCGGCATCCGACTACCTGGCGAAGTTCTCCGGCGCGACCGGCACCTGGTCGGCGCATCTGTCGGCCGAGCCGGACGCGGACTGGCCGCAGATCTCCCGCGAGTACATCGAGGGTCTCGGCATCGACTTCAACCTGCTCACCACGCAGATCGAGTCGCACGACTGGCAGGTCGAGCTGTACGACCATGTCCGTCACGCCGGCGGCATCCTGCACAATCTCGCGACCGACATCTGGACGTACATCTCGCTGGGCTACTTCGCGCAGATCCCCGTGGCGGGGGCGACCGGCTCGTCCACCATGCCGCACAAGATCAACCCGATCCGCTTCGAGAACGCCGAAGCGAACCTCGAGCTGTCCGGCGCCCTGCTGAACTCGCTGTCGCAGACCCTGGTCACCTCGCGCATGCAGCGCGACCTGACCGACTCGACCACGCAGCGCAACATCGGCGTCGCGTTCGGGCACTCGCTGCTCGCGCTCGACAACCTGCGCCGCGGGCTGGATGCCATCTCGCTGTCGCGCGACGTGCTGCTGGACGACCTGGACCACAACTGGGAGGTCCTCGCCGAGGCCATCCAGACCGTCATCCGCGCCGAGGTCGTCGCCGGCCGCTCCACGATCACCGACCCGTACGCGCTGCTGAAGGACCTCACCCGCGGGCACCGCGTCGGTGCGGCGGAGCTGGCGACCTTCGTCGAGGGTCTGGAGATCGGGGATGCCGCGAAGCAGCGCCTGCTGGCCCTGACCCCGGCCACCTACACCGGCATCGCCGAGCAGCTCGCGCGCTGA
- a CDS encoding low molecular weight protein-tyrosine-phosphatase, protein MGSVTRPDPFRVVFVCTGNICRSPMAEVVLRALAEEHGLGARVVSRSAGTGDWHLGERADDRTLESLERHGYDGSQHRAKQFSAATFADNDLIVALDRTHERILRAWARTEDDEGKVTLLRAFDPHASSMDVPDPYYAGPAMFDSVLTMIETATRGLFSQLEPAVRAPRPTLRAMRRPEQEDLP, encoded by the coding sequence ATGGGTTCTGTGACCCGCCCGGATCCCTTCCGCGTCGTCTTCGTCTGCACCGGCAACATCTGCCGCTCTCCCATGGCCGAAGTCGTGCTTCGCGCGCTCGCGGAGGAGCACGGTCTGGGCGCACGGGTCGTATCCCGCAGCGCGGGAACCGGTGACTGGCACCTCGGCGAGCGCGCCGACGATCGCACCCTGGAGTCGCTGGAGCGTCACGGCTACGACGGGTCGCAGCACAGGGCGAAGCAGTTCAGCGCGGCCACCTTCGCCGACAACGACCTGATCGTCGCCCTGGATCGCACGCACGAGCGCATCCTGCGCGCCTGGGCCCGCACCGAGGACGACGAGGGCAAGGTCACGCTGCTGCGGGCGTTCGATCCGCACGCCTCGAGCATGGACGTGCCCGACCCGTACTATGCGGGCCCGGCGATGTTCGATTCGGTGCTGACTATGATTGAGACCGCGACGCGCGGCCTGTTCTCGCAGCTCGAGCCCGCCGTGCGCGCCCCCCGTCCCACGCTCCGCGCGATGCGGCGCCCCGAGCAGGAGGATCTCCCCTGA
- a CDS encoding phage holin family protein, translated as MRFIIRVVINAFAIWVVTLIPVLGVAVRPFAPGETLQLVLTLLVVAAIFAVVNSIIGTIIKIVAFPLYILTLGLISFIINGFLLWLTAWITSGFGWGLSVESFWWGVVAAIVISIINAVLGAILRPQEKKKRR; from the coding sequence ATGCGCTTCATCATCCGCGTCGTCATCAACGCCTTCGCCATCTGGGTCGTCACGCTGATTCCCGTGCTCGGGGTCGCCGTCCGGCCGTTCGCGCCCGGTGAGACCCTGCAACTGGTGCTGACCCTGCTGGTGGTCGCCGCCATCTTCGCCGTGGTGAATTCGATCATCGGCACGATCATCAAGATCGTCGCGTTCCCGCTCTACATCCTCACGCTGGGACTCATCTCCTTCATCATCAACGGCTTCCTGCTGTGGCTGACCGCCTGGATCACCAGCGGCTTCGGCTGGGGTCTGAGCGTCGAATCGTTCTGGTGGGGCGTGGTCGCCGCGATCGTCATCTCGATCATCAACGCCGTGCTCGGCGCGATCCTGCGCCCGCAGGAGAAGAAGAAGCGGCGCTGA
- a CDS encoding type II toxin-antitoxin system death-on-curing family toxin codes for MVEYLEAEQAMAVVARLGFHVRDQGLLLSALARPSAGMFGADAYPSIEQKAAALLSSLSQNHALFDGNKRLSLLLTFIFLELNGFELTFTDDDAFELVLTAAQSMRTVDELAAVIAAGIHPAN; via the coding sequence ATGGTCGAATACCTCGAAGCCGAGCAAGCGATGGCAGTGGTCGCAAGACTTGGGTTCCATGTGCGCGATCAAGGGCTGCTGCTCTCGGCTCTGGCTCGGCCGTCAGCGGGAATGTTCGGCGCGGACGCGTATCCGAGCATCGAGCAGAAGGCGGCAGCGCTGCTGAGCTCGCTGTCGCAGAACCACGCGCTGTTCGATGGCAACAAGCGCCTATCCCTTCTGCTCACGTTCATCTTCCTGGAGCTGAACGGCTTCGAGTTGACGTTCACCGACGACGACGCCTTCGAGTTGGTGCTTACCGCAGCGCAGAGCATGAGGACCGTCGATGAGCTCGCCGCGGTGATCGCGGCGGGCATCCACCCGGCGAACTGA
- a CDS encoding ribbon-helix-helix protein, CopG family, whose protein sequence is MAMTVRIPADLDAKLEEIARARHTSKHAVIIEAAERFASSESKTAKVLTIADGIVERYADVLKRLEDA, encoded by the coding sequence ATGGCTATGACGGTGCGGATTCCTGCGGACCTCGACGCGAAGCTCGAGGAGATCGCCCGCGCCCGCCACACCTCCAAGCATGCGGTGATCATCGAGGCCGCGGAGCGGTTCGCCAGCAGTGAGTCGAAGACCGCCAAGGTGCTGACGATCGCCGATGGCATCGTCGAGCGCTATGCGGACGTGTTGAAGCGTCTCGAAGACGCCTGA
- a CDS encoding histidinol-phosphate transaminase: protein MTEPTLPRIRPEIAALPPYRQGKQAGADAFKLSSNENPFEPLPSVLEALTHTAPINRYPDATAGALRARLGERYDVDADAVHVASGSVSILHQLVLGTSTVGDEVIYAWRSFEAYPSLPLVAGATGIQVPLAPGARHDLDAMADAVTDRTRVIIVCTPNNPTGPIVTSAEFAAFVARVPQDVLIILDEAYAEFVTAPDAVDGLSERIFEQHPNVVVLRTFSKAYGLAGLRVGYAIGHPSVLDAARTTGIPLSVTSAAERAAIASLDAEDELLARVAVIVERRTSLVEGLRAQGWDVPDAQANFIWLPTGERTDAAAAAFVSADLIVRPFSGDGIRISVGEEESIDRVLAVAKEIGA from the coding sequence GTGACCGAGCCAACGCTGCCCCGCATCCGCCCCGAGATCGCTGCTCTGCCGCCGTACCGGCAGGGAAAGCAGGCCGGTGCGGACGCCTTCAAGCTCTCCAGCAACGAGAACCCCTTCGAGCCGCTTCCCTCGGTACTCGAGGCGCTGACGCACACGGCTCCGATCAACCGCTATCCGGATGCCACGGCCGGCGCGCTGCGCGCCCGCCTGGGCGAGCGCTACGACGTCGACGCGGATGCCGTGCACGTCGCCTCCGGCAGCGTCTCGATCCTGCACCAGCTGGTGCTCGGCACCTCGACCGTGGGCGATGAGGTCATCTACGCCTGGCGTTCGTTCGAGGCGTACCCCAGCCTCCCGCTGGTCGCCGGCGCCACCGGCATCCAGGTGCCCCTCGCGCCCGGCGCGCGGCACGACCTCGACGCGATGGCGGATGCCGTCACCGACCGCACCCGCGTGATCATCGTCTGCACGCCCAACAACCCGACCGGCCCGATCGTCACGAGCGCCGAGTTCGCGGCCTTCGTCGCCCGCGTGCCGCAGGACGTGCTGATCATCCTCGACGAGGCGTACGCCGAGTTCGTCACCGCGCCGGACGCCGTCGACGGACTGTCGGAGCGCATCTTCGAGCAGCATCCGAACGTGGTCGTGCTGCGCACCTTCTCCAAGGCCTACGGCCTCGCCGGACTCCGCGTCGGCTACGCGATCGGGCACCCGAGTGTGCTCGACGCCGCCCGCACCACCGGCATCCCGCTGTCGGTCACCAGCGCCGCGGAGCGCGCCGCGATCGCGAGCCTGGATGCCGAGGACGAACTGCTCGCCCGCGTCGCCGTCATCGTCGAGCGCCGCACGAGCCTGGTCGAGGGACTGCGCGCACAGGGCTGGGACGTGCCCGACGCGCAGGCCAACTTCATCTGGCTGCCCACCGGTGAGCGCACGGATGCCGCAGCAGCGGCCTTCGTGTCCGCCGACCTGATCGTACGACCGTTCTCCGGCGACGGCATCCGCATCTCCGTGGGTGAAGAGGAATCGATCGACCGGGTCCTCGCCGTCGCGAAGGAGATCGGCGCATGA
- a CDS encoding MalY/PatB family protein produces the protein MTAYDFETTVDRTGTGAAKWEHMRTANPEVPAGISPFSVADLDLKLAPEIIDGLHEHLQDAVLGYTMATDDYWDAVTGWFQTRHGWTVDREHILLAPGVVPAFNTAVRAVTAPGDGVIVQTPAYYPFFGAIEGNDRVVVRNPLVLRDGRWLIDLDDLAEKAADPRTTALLFCSPHNPTGRVWDRDELEAIWRIARDNDLTVISDEIHFDLLMPGIQHTVFSTLNEDAAARTIVCTAPSKTFNLAGMATSNIVISDEGLREKYAAEQARTGFFTLNALGFQACRLAYTKAGGWLDGLIDLVHGNHELVRSFLAERMPEVVVHDLEGTYLQWMDFRALGLSHEELERLHQQEALVFFDEGAMFGPEGEGFERMNLAAPRRAVEDALERLAQAHGR, from the coding sequence ATGACCGCGTACGACTTCGAGACCACCGTCGACCGCACCGGCACGGGCGCGGCCAAGTGGGAGCACATGCGCACCGCGAACCCCGAGGTGCCGGCCGGCATCTCGCCGTTCTCGGTAGCCGACCTCGACCTCAAGCTCGCCCCCGAGATCATCGACGGCCTGCACGAGCACCTGCAGGACGCGGTGCTCGGCTACACCATGGCCACGGATGACTACTGGGATGCCGTGACCGGATGGTTCCAGACCAGACACGGCTGGACCGTCGACCGCGAGCACATCCTGCTGGCACCCGGCGTGGTGCCGGCGTTCAACACCGCCGTCCGTGCCGTCACCGCACCCGGCGACGGTGTGATCGTGCAGACGCCGGCGTACTACCCGTTCTTCGGGGCCATCGAGGGCAACGACCGGGTGGTCGTGCGCAACCCGCTCGTCCTGCGCGACGGACGCTGGCTGATAGACCTCGACGACCTCGCCGAGAAGGCCGCCGACCCGCGCACCACCGCGCTGCTGTTCTGCAGCCCCCACAACCCCACCGGCCGGGTCTGGGACCGCGACGAGCTCGAGGCGATCTGGCGCATCGCGCGCGACAACGACCTCACGGTGATCAGCGACGAGATCCACTTCGATCTGCTGATGCCCGGCATCCAGCACACCGTGTTCTCGACCCTGAACGAGGACGCCGCCGCACGCACCATCGTCTGCACCGCGCCCAGCAAGACGTTCAACCTCGCCGGCATGGCGACGAGCAACATCGTCATCAGCGACGAGGGTCTGCGCGAGAAGTACGCGGCGGAGCAGGCCCGCACCGGCTTCTTCACGCTGAACGCGCTGGGCTTCCAGGCCTGCCGCCTGGCGTACACGAAGGCCGGCGGCTGGCTCGACGGGCTCATCGACCTGGTGCACGGCAACCACGAACTGGTGCGCTCGTTTCTCGCCGAGCGGATGCCGGAGGTCGTCGTCCACGACCTGGAGGGCACCTACCTGCAGTGGATGGACTTCCGCGCGCTGGGCCTGTCGCACGAGGAACTGGAGCGCCTGCATCAGCAGGAAGCCCTGGTGTTCTTCGACGAGGGCGCCATGTTCGGGCCCGAGGGCGAGGGCTTCGAGCGGATGAACCTCGCAGCCCCGCGCCGTGCCGTTGAAGACGCCCTGGAGCGCCTCGCGCAGGCCCACGGCCGCTGA
- a CDS encoding thiamine pyrophosphate-dependent dehydrogenase E1 component subunit alpha, producing MTSTETPLVRILEADGSFAPSAAAEQYLPLIDALADSELEEFHRDMVVIRAIDTQATNLQRQGQLALWPPSRGQEAAQVGSARAARTQDTLFPSYREHAVTRIRGVDPLDIIKVMRGTSHGGWDPTDPKNGNTRIYTLVLASQTLHAAGYAMGLAFDGRTGSGDVDRDEAVVVYYGDGASSQGDVHEAMVFAASYNAPVVFFLQNNHWAISVPVATQSKVPLVGRGAGYGIPSVRVDGNDVLASYAVSRTLLDEARGGAGPRAIEAVTYRMGAHTTSDDPTKYRGSDEEQSWALRDPIARMEAYLRGRGASDALFADIQAEAVDAAEDLRARTVELTAPPRNLMFDHVYSEQHPLVDEQRAWLDDYEASFEGDRA from the coding sequence GTGACTTCGACCGAGACACCCCTCGTCCGCATCCTGGAAGCAGATGGATCATTTGCTCCCTCGGCGGCAGCCGAGCAGTATCTGCCCCTGATCGACGCGCTCGCAGACAGCGAGCTGGAGGAGTTCCACCGCGACATGGTGGTCATCCGCGCGATCGACACGCAGGCCACCAACCTGCAGCGCCAGGGCCAACTGGCGCTGTGGCCGCCGAGCCGCGGCCAGGAGGCCGCGCAGGTCGGCTCGGCCCGCGCCGCCCGCACCCAGGACACGCTGTTCCCCTCCTACCGCGAGCACGCTGTCACCCGCATCCGCGGCGTCGACCCGCTCGACATCATCAAGGTCATGCGCGGCACCTCGCACGGCGGCTGGGACCCCACCGACCCGAAGAACGGCAACACCCGCATCTACACGCTGGTGCTGGCCTCGCAGACCCTGCACGCCGCCGGATACGCCATGGGACTCGCCTTCGACGGCAGGACCGGCTCGGGTGACGTCGACCGCGACGAGGCCGTGGTCGTCTACTACGGCGACGGCGCCTCCAGTCAGGGCGACGTGCACGAGGCGATGGTCTTCGCCGCCAGCTACAACGCCCCCGTCGTCTTCTTCCTGCAGAACAACCACTGGGCCATCTCGGTGCCGGTTGCGACCCAGTCGAAGGTGCCGCTGGTCGGCCGCGGCGCCGGCTACGGCATCCCGAGCGTCCGCGTCGACGGCAACGACGTGCTCGCCAGCTACGCCGTCTCGCGCACCCTGCTCGACGAGGCGCGCGGCGGTGCCGGACCCCGCGCGATCGAGGCGGTCACGTACCGGATGGGTGCGCACACCACGAGCGACGACCCGACCAAGTACCGCGGCTCCGACGAGGAGCAGTCCTGGGCGCTGCGCGACCCGATCGCGCGCATGGAGGCGTACCTGCGCGGCAGGGGAGCATCCGACGCCCTCTTCGCCGACATCCAGGCCGAGGCGGTGGATGCTGCCGAAGACTTGCGCGCGCGCACCGTGGAGCTCACCGCCCCGCCCCGGAACCTGATGTTCGACCACGTGTACAGCGAGCAGCATCCGCTCGTCGACGAACAGCGAGCCTGGCTCGACGACTACGAGGCCTCGTTCGAAGGAGACCGCGCATGA
- a CDS encoding alpha-ketoacid dehydrogenase subunit beta yields the protein MTLETMPLSKALNAGLRKAMQDDPRVLMMGEDIGQLGGVFRVTEGLQAEFGDKRVLDTPLAESGIVGTAIGLAMAGFRPVCEIQFDGFVFPAFDQITSQLAKMTNRHEGALSMPIVIRIPYGGHIGAVEHHQESPEAYFAHTPGLRVVSPSTPNDAYWMIQEAIASNDPVIFLEPKSRYWPKGEVELEASAAPLHASRVVRRGTDVTLVGHGAMVTTLLQAAALAEAEGTSCEVVDVRSLSPVDYGPILDSVRSTGRMVYAQEAPGNTSVGGEIAATVMERAFYALEAPVLRVSGFDVPFPPAKLEGAYLPDADRILEAVDRSLAY from the coding sequence ATGACTCTCGAGACGATGCCGCTGTCGAAGGCGCTCAACGCAGGGCTCCGCAAGGCCATGCAGGATGACCCCCGCGTGCTGATGATGGGCGAGGACATCGGACAGCTCGGCGGTGTGTTCCGCGTCACCGAGGGCCTGCAGGCCGAGTTCGGAGACAAGCGCGTGCTGGACACCCCGCTCGCCGAGTCAGGCATCGTCGGCACCGCGATCGGCCTGGCCATGGCGGGTTTCCGGCCGGTGTGCGAGATCCAGTTCGACGGGTTCGTCTTCCCGGCCTTCGACCAGATCACCTCGCAGCTTGCGAAGATGACGAACCGCCACGAGGGTGCGCTGTCGATGCCGATCGTCATCCGCATCCCCTACGGCGGCCACATCGGCGCCGTCGAGCACCACCAGGAGAGCCCCGAGGCGTACTTCGCGCACACCCCGGGCCTGCGGGTGGTGTCGCCATCGACGCCGAACGACGCCTACTGGATGATCCAGGAGGCCATCGCGTCGAACGATCCCGTGATCTTCCTCGAGCCCAAGAGCCGGTACTGGCCCAAGGGCGAGGTCGAGCTCGAGGCATCCGCCGCCCCGCTGCACGCCTCGCGCGTCGTCCGCCGCGGCACCGACGTGACCCTCGTCGGCCACGGCGCCATGGTCACGACCCTGCTGCAGGCCGCCGCGCTCGCCGAGGCCGAGGGCACCAGCTGCGAGGTCGTCGACGTGCGCTCGCTGTCGCCGGTGGACTACGGACCCATCCTCGACTCGGTGCGCTCCACCGGGCGGATGGTCTACGCGCAGGAGGCCCCCGGCAACACCAGCGTGGGCGGCGAGATCGCCGCCACCGTCATGGAGCGCGCCTTCTACGCGCTCGAGGCCCCCGTGCTGCGCGTCTCGGGCTTCGACGTGCCCTTCCCTCCCGCCAAGCTCGAAGGCGCCTACCTTCCGGATGCGGACCGCATCCTGGAAGCCGTCGACCGCTCGCTCGCATACTGA
- a CDS encoding dihydrolipoamide acetyltransferase family protein: MTTQTFTLPDVGEGLTEAEIVTWKVAPGDTVAINDVICEIETAKSLVELPSPHAGIVGEILVAEGVTVEVGAPIITILSADAAPAASAPAAPAAEEGGGSVLVGYGTGGGATSRRKRPAERQVRSSVGVIAKPPIRKLARDLGVELTEVTATGADGEVTRDDVVAHAEQASVFRNIETPEWGAVRDETLPVPERAQRDEGPASAPSGLSRGSQPVSNPERTESIPVKGVRKATSSAMVRSAYSAPHVTVWKEIDATRTMELVKRLKASPDFADIRVSPLLIMARAVIWAARRTPMVNAAWVDTENGAEIAVRHYVNLGIAAATPRGLLVPNIKDAQDLGMKDLARALNRLTVTAREGKTSPADQQGGTITITNIGVFGMDAGTPIINPGEAGIIAMGTIAQKPWVVDGEVRPRWVTTVAGSFDHRVVDGDGMSRFVADVASILEEPALLVD; this comes from the coding sequence ATGACCACTCAGACCTTCACCCTTCCCGACGTCGGCGAGGGCCTCACCGAGGCCGAGATCGTCACCTGGAAGGTCGCGCCGGGCGACACCGTCGCGATCAACGACGTCATCTGCGAGATCGAGACGGCCAAGTCGCTCGTCGAGCTGCCCTCGCCGCACGCCGGCATCGTCGGCGAGATCCTCGTCGCCGAGGGCGTCACGGTCGAGGTCGGGGCACCGATCATCACGATTCTGAGTGCGGATGCTGCGCCTGCGGCCTCCGCCCCGGCGGCACCCGCCGCGGAAGAGGGCGGCGGCTCGGTGCTGGTCGGCTACGGAACAGGCGGTGGCGCCACTTCGCGCCGCAAGCGTCCGGCCGAGCGTCAGGTGCGCTCCTCGGTGGGCGTGATCGCCAAGCCGCCGATCCGCAAGCTGGCCCGCGACCTGGGCGTGGAGTTGACCGAGGTCACGGCGACCGGCGCCGACGGCGAGGTCACCCGCGATGACGTGGTCGCGCACGCCGAGCAGGCCAGCGTATTCCGCAACATCGAGACGCCGGAGTGGGGCGCCGTGCGCGACGAGACTCTCCCGGTTCCTGAGCGAGCGCAGCGAGACGAAGGGCCGGCATCCGCTCCGAGCGGCCTGTCCCGCGGCAGCCAGCCGGTCTCAAACCCTGAGCGCACGGAGTCCATCCCGGTCAAGGGCGTCCGCAAGGCGACCAGTTCGGCGATGGTGCGCAGCGCCTACTCCGCCCCGCACGTGACCGTGTGGAAGGAGATCGACGCCACCCGCACGATGGAACTCGTCAAGCGACTCAAGGCCTCGCCCGACTTCGCCGACATCCGCGTCTCACCGCTGCTGATCATGGCGCGCGCCGTGATCTGGGCGGCCCGACGCACGCCGATGGTGAACGCCGCCTGGGTCGACACCGAGAACGGCGCCGAGATCGCCGTGCGCCACTATGTGAACCTCGGGATCGCCGCGGCGACGCCGCGCGGCCTGCTGGTGCCGAACATCAAGGACGCGCAGGACCTCGGGATGAAGGACCTGGCCCGCGCGCTGAACCGCCTGACCGTCACTGCCCGCGAGGGGAAGACCAGCCCCGCCGACCAGCAGGGCGGCACGATCACGATCACCAACATCGGCGTGTTCGGGATGGACGCCGGCACCCCGATCATCAACCCCGGCGAGGCCGGGATCATCGCCATGGGCACGATCGCGCAGAAGCCCTGGGTCGTCGACGGCGAGGTGCGCCCGCGCTGGGTGACCACGGTCGCCGGCTCGTTCGACCACCGCGTCGTGGACGGCGACGGCATGAGCCGCTTCGTCGCGGATGTCGCGTCGATCCTGGAGGAGCCCGCGCTGCTGGTCGATTGA